In the Kribbella sp. NBC_00482 genome, one interval contains:
- a CDS encoding SGNH/GDSL hydrolase family protein, with amino-acid sequence MITTSITADLLRGALDLEQTDRGVLPHRLPAWARTQYDDGQMSMVESQPSGVRLVFRTSATVVELETLPTKRDYVGAPARPDGLYDVLVDGELVTQLSASGGDVITIDLMTGTTSTQIGQPETLRIDGLAAVPKTVEIWLPHNETTELVALRTDAAVEPVPATRRVWLHHGSSISHGSNATHPTGTWPALVAAQAGLELVNLGFGGSAYLQPFIARTIRDTPADLISLKLGINIVNSDGLRLRSFTPAVHGFLDTIRDGHPDTPLLVVSPILCPIHEDTPGPTSWDLSALGAGELRFTATGNPDEIPAGKLTLSVIRTELARILTQRALTDPNLHHLDGLLLYGEPDNVAHPLPDDLHPDGPTHELIADRFTQHAFSPKGPFAS; translated from the coding sequence ATGATCACCACCTCCATCACCGCCGACCTGCTCCGCGGTGCACTCGACCTGGAGCAGACCGACCGCGGCGTGCTGCCGCACCGCCTGCCGGCTTGGGCGCGAACGCAGTACGACGACGGCCAGATGTCGATGGTCGAGTCACAGCCGTCCGGCGTACGCCTCGTCTTCCGTACGTCGGCCACCGTGGTCGAGCTGGAGACGCTGCCGACGAAGCGGGACTACGTCGGCGCTCCCGCACGTCCGGACGGCCTGTACGACGTACTCGTCGACGGCGAACTGGTGACGCAGCTCAGCGCATCCGGCGGCGATGTCATCACTATCGATCTCATGACAGGCACCACCTCGACCCAGATCGGGCAGCCTGAGACGCTGCGAATCGACGGGCTGGCCGCCGTACCGAAGACCGTCGAGATCTGGTTGCCGCACAACGAGACCACCGAACTCGTTGCCCTGCGCACCGATGCTGCCGTCGAACCGGTTCCGGCCACGCGCCGGGTCTGGCTGCACCACGGCAGCTCCATCAGCCACGGGTCCAACGCCACCCACCCCACCGGCACCTGGCCGGCCCTGGTCGCCGCTCAGGCCGGTCTGGAACTCGTCAACCTGGGCTTCGGTGGCAGCGCGTACCTGCAGCCGTTCATCGCCCGCACGATCCGGGACACGCCCGCTGACCTGATCAGCCTCAAACTCGGCATCAACATCGTCAACAGCGACGGGCTCCGACTGCGCAGCTTCACCCCCGCCGTCCATGGCTTCCTCGACACCATCCGCGACGGCCACCCCGACACGCCGCTGCTGGTCGTCTCCCCCATCCTCTGCCCGATCCACGAGGACACCCCCGGACCGACCAGCTGGGACCTCTCCGCCCTCGGCGCCGGCGAACTCCGCTTCACCGCCACGGGCAACCCCGACGAGATCCCCGCCGGCAAACTCACCCTGTCGGTGATCCGCACGGAGCTCGCCCGAATCCTCACCCAACGCGCCCTGACCGACCCCAACCTCCACCACCTCGACGGCCTGCTGCTGTACGGCGAGCCAGACAACGTCGCCCACCCGCTCCCCGACGACCTCCACCCCGACGGCCCCACCCACGAACTCATCGCAGACCGGTTCACGCAGCACGCCTTCAGCCCGAAAGGCCCGTTCGCGTCGTGA